The following coding sequences are from one Arachis hypogaea cultivar Tifrunner chromosome 7, arahy.Tifrunner.gnm2.J5K5, whole genome shotgun sequence window:
- the LOC112702872 gene encoding pentatricopeptide repeat-containing protein At1g01970, which translates to MAVSCYNLICNCYNPFYSTTNDVTKLCRARTRANSLYRKPSYYDFRKHRFGAVLVAIGMEETVKEEVKEENHRKFRWNEICHQNMTNQQKQAISNLPFRMAKRCKALMRQIICFSAEKGNIYELLGAWVKIMKPCRADWLAVIKELKTLEHPLYLEVAEYALLEESFEANLRDYTKIIHGYGKDNRLEDAENVLTIIKERDFICDQVILTAMLDMYSKAGHLDKSKEYFEEIKLLGEPVDKRSYGSMIMAYIRAGMPEQGEILLQEMDAQEITAGSEIYKALLRAYSMVGKAEGAQRIFDAIQLAAIPPDDKVCGLVINAYGMARQSQKARIAFENMRRAGIGPTDKCIALVLVAYEKENKLNESLEFLIELERDGILVGEEASVVMARWFRKLGVVEEVELILRDFAIS; encoded by the exons ATGGCGGTCTCTTGCTATAACCTAATATGCAACTGTTACAACCCATTTTACTCCACTACCAATGATGTTACCAAATTATGTCGTGCTAGGACTAGAGCAAACTCATTATATCGAAAACCCAGTTATTATGATTTCCGTAAACACCGTTTTGGTGCAGTATTAGTTGCTATTGGTATGGAAGAAACTGTAAAAGAAGAGGTGAAAGAAGAAAATCACAGAAAGTTTAGGTGGAATGAGATATGCCATCAGAATATGACAAATCAACAAAAACAGGCCATATCTAACCTTCCTTTCAGGATGGCTAAACGATGTAAAGCGCTGATGAGACAGATCATATGTTTTTCTGCCGAAAAGGGGAACATATATGAGCTGTTGGGGGCTTGGGTGAAGATCATGAAGCCTTGCAGAGCAGACTGGCTTGCAGTTATCAAAGAATTGAAAACTCTGGAACATCCTCTGTACCTTGAG GTGGCGGAATATGCTCTTCTAGAAGAATCCTTTGAAGCCAACCTTCGTGACTACACAAAGATAATCCATGGCTATGGCAAGGATAATCGACTTGAAGATGCTGAAAATGTTCTCACAATAATCAAGGAAAGAGACTTCATCTGTGACCAAGTGATCTTGACTGCGATGCTTGACATGTACAGCAAGGCTGGACATCTTGACAAGTCTAAAGAATATTTTGAGGAGATCAAATTGCTCGGGGAACCTGTGGATAAAAGATCATATGGCTCGATGATCATGGCATATATCAGAGCTGGAATGCCTGAACAGGGAGAGATATTACTTCAAGAAATGGATGCTCAGGAAATAACTGCAGGCAGCGAGATTTACAAAGCATTGCTTAGAGCCTACTCTATGGTTGGCAAGGCTGAAGGAGCACAGAGGATATTTGATGCAATTCAGCTGGCTGCTATCCCTCCTGATGATAAGGTGTGTGGTCTAGTTATTAATGCCTATGGTATGGCCCGGCAAAGTCAAAAGGCTCGCATTGCATTTGAAAATATGAGAAGAGCAGGTATTGGTCCTACTGATAAATGCATAGCTTTGGTGTTGGTTGCATATGAGAAGGAAAACAAGTTAAATGAatcattagaatttttaataGAATTGGAGAGAGATGGCATTTTGGTTGGAGAAGAAGCTTCTGTAGTAATGGCTCGGTGGTTCCGAAAACTGGGGGTGGTAGAAGAGGTTGAACTTATTTTAAGAGACTTTGCCATAAGCTAG
- the LOC112702873 gene encoding josephin-like protein has protein sequence MATEKSQVYHERQRLQFCLLHSLNSLFQQKDAFSRASLNAISERLALDDGSNSGTTTWTPLSVLFKPHHNSLTGNYDINVLIAALEEKGKSVVWHDRRNTASSIDLDVPEDILMGIVINVSVRRFAGIWKSRHWIALRKIDGVWYNLDSDLAAPQPFRDAQEVREFLDFTIGHGGEVLLVMNGKQS, from the exons ATGGCAACGGAGAAGTCGCAAGTCTACCACGAAAGGCAGAGGCTTCAGTTTTGTCTATTGCACTCTCTCAACTCCCTCTTTCAG CAAAAGGATGCTTTTAGTAGAGCAAGCTTGAATGCAATTTCTGAAAGGCTTGCACTTGATGATGGTTCCAATAGTGGAACAACAACATGGACACCACTTTCTGTGCTTTTCAAGCCCCATCACAATTCACTTACTGGAAACTATGACATAAATGTTCTGATTGCTGCATTGGAAGAGAAAGGAAAGAGTGTCGTGTGGCATGACCGTCGAAACACCGCATCCTCCATTGATCTTGACGTACCTGAAGATATCTTGATGGGGATTGTGATCAATGTCTCAGTGAGAAGGTTTGCAGGGATTTGGAAAAGTAGGCACTGGATTGCTTTGAGGAAGATTGATGGGGTATGGTACAACTTGGACAGTGACCTTGCTGCCCCTCAACCTTTTCGAGACGCACAAGAAGTAAGGGAGTTCTTGGATTTTACCATTGGTCATGGTGGGGAGGTTTTGCTTGTCATGAATGGAAAACAGTCTTGA